The following proteins come from a genomic window of Methanocella conradii HZ254:
- a CDS encoding type II/IV secretion system ATPase subunit: protein MSLSREALLSVDDDGPRKKLGGAIKEGLAIGPAIEEQKASPPTTGNMGAEVVKSYRINGSCGVQIIWDDVAGKCRYELLEPTMSPDECRIYEGIISELHKKPRAELEAMKKIGGRERIRQKFERLCMERSVPGPLKEKMRYYVERDFWGYKKIDALLKDPNVEDVSCNGYGSPVYVYVPEFESIPTNITFSGEDELDDFILYLVQKGGKSISAAHPIQDVALPDGSRLNGTIYREVSSNGTTFSIRVANRTRRAAELLRQRTFSPESMAFLWLAMENRCSMAFIGGTASGKTAALNAVSGFITDRHKVVTIEDTREVRLASQNWTPLVVRETGESPISEFDLLVAAFRQRPEYVIVGEVRTPEGARAAIHGINSGHTVLMTFHAESAWSFFNRIMNAPFNIPPHTAASLSLCVNLAMVSVQPGPVDIKVRRCRSICELAGVNDDGTLSINTLFEWDPAADSISMIEGPSKVLEKIRSERVWSEDRLIEELSARAAVLRWVGENNVGDEERIKKIVESFYRDRKGLLRFMKEHPSFKGDITLGDYAYD, encoded by the coding sequence ATGAGCCTCTCGCGGGAAGCGTTATTAAGCGTGGACGACGACGGCCCCAGGAAAAAGCTCGGTGGTGCGATAAAAGAAGGCCTTGCCATAGGGCCTGCGATAGAAGAGCAAAAAGCCTCGCCTCCTACCACTGGCAATATGGGGGCCGAGGTGGTGAAGAGCTATAGGATTAACGGGTCCTGCGGAGTGCAAATAATATGGGATGATGTCGCAGGGAAATGCCGCTACGAGCTGCTCGAGCCTACCATGTCACCCGACGAATGCCGGATATACGAGGGAATCATCTCGGAGCTACATAAAAAGCCTCGAGCAGAGCTAGAGGCCATGAAAAAGATAGGGGGCAGGGAGCGCATCAGGCAAAAGTTCGAGCGCTTATGCATGGAGAGGAGCGTTCCAGGGCCGCTAAAGGAAAAAATGCGGTATTATGTCGAGCGCGACTTTTGGGGCTACAAGAAGATAGACGCCCTCCTGAAGGACCCGAACGTTGAGGACGTAAGCTGTAATGGCTACGGTAGCCCCGTTTACGTGTACGTGCCCGAGTTCGAGTCCATACCGACGAATATCACTTTTAGCGGCGAGGATGAGCTCGACGATTTTATCCTTTACCTGGTACAGAAGGGCGGCAAGTCGATCAGCGCAGCCCACCCCATCCAGGACGTCGCGCTGCCCGATGGCTCCAGGCTTAACGGCACGATATACAGGGAGGTAAGCTCGAACGGGACGACCTTCTCAATAAGGGTGGCCAACCGCACGAGGAGGGCAGCCGAGCTGCTCAGGCAGCGCACCTTCTCCCCTGAGTCTATGGCCTTTCTGTGGCTGGCCATGGAGAACAGGTGTAGCATGGCGTTCATAGGCGGCACCGCCTCGGGCAAGACCGCGGCGCTCAACGCGGTGAGCGGCTTCATCACCGACAGGCACAAGGTGGTCACCATCGAGGACACCCGGGAGGTGAGGCTCGCATCCCAGAACTGGACGCCGCTTGTCGTGCGGGAGACGGGAGAGTCGCCCATCAGCGAGTTCGACCTCCTGGTGGCGGCGTTCCGGCAGAGGCCGGAGTACGTCATCGTAGGGGAGGTGAGGACGCCCGAGGGGGCCAGGGCGGCCATACATGGCATCAACTCCGGGCACACGGTGCTCATGACCTTCCACGCCGAGTCGGCGTGGAGCTTTTTCAACCGCATCATGAACGCCCCCTTTAACATACCGCCGCATACGGCGGCCAGCCTATCGCTCTGCGTCAACCTCGCCATGGTGAGCGTCCAGCCAGGGCCCGTCGACATAAAGGTCAGGCGATGCAGGTCAATCTGCGAGCTTGCAGGGGTGAACGATGACGGCACCCTGAGCATAAACACGCTATTCGAATGGGACCCGGCCGCCGACTCGATCTCGATGATTGAAGGCCCATCTAAGGTTTTAGAAAAGATCAGAAGCGAGAGAGTATGGAGCGAGGATAGGCTCATCGAGGAGCTAAGCGCCAGGGCAGCCGTGCTGCGCTGGGTTGGGGAGAACAACGTCGGCGACGAGGAGCGCATAAAAAAGATCGTTGAATCGTTCTACAGGGACCGCAAGGGTCTGCTGAGGTTCATGAAGGAGCACCCATCCTTTAAGGGGGACATAACGCTGGGAGACTATGCGTATGATTGA
- a CDS encoding type II secretion system F family protein has protein sequence MIEVAMLRNASDRLAAAAGGCRSNYERCRLDRDFNEWMYRTVLASLAAFAVLAACAAAYLIGSGQDALSLTLVPASGLAAALLVFYARACSVKSMKDYRGALIDASLVHVVGFMLTMAESNVPLNKMFENISNLGGVYGEDIALEAAYILSLVEEDGMDVVSALRVAQSTSPSAAWQELLIGMAEVYGSGGSLNEYLKGKYQAFTDRKRLDVKKYNDSVQGLSSVYLSIVGIASIFISLINLVFNMAGWLSSDSFVWLDALVVVPLGSFIVVYMMKASDPEA, from the coding sequence ATGATTGAGGTCGCTATGTTGAGGAATGCCTCAGACCGGCTTGCGGCGGCAGCGGGAGGGTGCCGCTCTAACTATGAGCGGTGCAGGCTTGACCGCGATTTCAACGAGTGGATGTACAGGACCGTGTTGGCCTCTCTCGCCGCGTTCGCCGTCCTGGCAGCATGTGCGGCAGCATATTTGATCGGATCAGGCCAAGACGCGCTCAGCCTGACGCTCGTCCCGGCTTCAGGCCTGGCGGCAGCCCTGCTGGTTTTTTATGCCCGAGCATGCTCGGTTAAGTCGATGAAGGACTACAGGGGGGCGCTCATAGACGCCAGCCTGGTACACGTGGTCGGCTTCATGCTGACGATGGCCGAGTCAAACGTCCCCCTAAACAAGATGTTCGAGAACATCTCCAACCTGGGCGGCGTGTACGGCGAGGACATAGCCCTTGAGGCAGCCTACATTCTATCGCTTGTTGAAGAAGACGGCATGGACGTGGTCTCCGCACTGAGAGTGGCCCAATCCACCTCGCCCTCTGCCGCCTGGCAGGAATTGCTCATAGGCATGGCCGAGGTCTATGGCAGCGGAGGCAGCCTAAATGAATACCTTAAGGGCAAGTACCAGGCGTTCACGGATAGAAAGCGGCTGGACGTGAAAAAATATAACGATAGCGTACAGGGCCTTTCCTCAGTATACCTGTCCATCGTGGGAATCGCCTCGATATTCATATCGCTGATAAACCTGGTCTTCAACATGGCGGGCTGGCTGTCCAGCGACTCGTTCGTATGGCTGGACGCCCTCGTAGTCGTGCCATTGGGAAGCTTCATCGTCGTCTACATGATGAAAGCCTCCGACCCGGAGGCGTGA
- a CDS encoding type II secretion system F family protein, protein MSLSLCPKLSVSLNDPDLRSIIKSSGLIPILAASLALGAAVACLLVVLSQGLALAIFASLIIVLSPVAYAYHATSAYDLEVESRAPEFFYDLSEQVKASGSVVKALKRTSRHDYGIISDEVCRMLSEIEHEGYDISSSLEAMARRVNNRYIDRSVSIIREALTTSSSLETILKVVAGEGRLYLSLNKERRAGVSSSIFVIYFTAIIFLAVMALCLTSFMHFSNEMKLASGVGEAFLGDAAMPYYVLSVSIAVCAGLTIGEMRDGTVFGGFKDAAILLTITFAAYELIVFPGYNLLGAYGL, encoded by the coding sequence ATGAGCCTGAGCTTATGCCCGAAGCTTAGCGTCAGCCTCAATGACCCGGACCTGCGCTCCATCATCAAGTCGTCCGGCCTTATCCCCATCCTGGCGGCCAGCCTTGCCCTTGGAGCTGCGGTGGCATGCCTTCTAGTCGTGCTCTCCCAGGGCCTCGCCCTTGCCATTTTCGCCTCTCTCATCATCGTGCTATCCCCGGTGGCTTACGCATATCACGCCACGTCAGCGTACGACTTGGAGGTTGAGTCGAGGGCGCCGGAGTTCTTCTACGACCTCTCCGAGCAGGTCAAGGCCAGCGGCTCGGTGGTCAAGGCGCTCAAGAGGACGTCACGCCACGATTACGGCATCATCTCCGATGAGGTGTGCCGCATGCTATCGGAGATAGAGCACGAGGGCTACGACATCTCATCGTCTCTAGAAGCGATGGCCCGGAGGGTCAATAACCGCTATATCGATAGGTCGGTATCCATCATAAGGGAAGCCCTCACCACAAGCTCGAGCCTGGAGACCATCTTGAAGGTGGTCGCAGGAGAGGGGAGGCTTTACCTGTCGCTAAATAAGGAGAGGAGGGCGGGCGTCTCCTCCTCGATATTTGTCATATACTTTACGGCCATCATCTTTCTGGCCGTCATGGCGCTCTGCCTGACCTCTTTCATGCACTTTTCAAACGAGATGAAGCTGGCATCTGGCGTGGGGGAAGCCTTTCTGGGCGACGCTGCCATGCCCTACTACGTGCTATCCGTGTCAATTGCCGTTTGTGCGGGACTGACCATCGGCGAGATGCGCGATGGGACGGTGTTCGGGGGCTTCAAGGACGCCGCCATACTATTAACGATAACGTTCGCCGCTTACGAGCTCATCGTGTTCCCGGGCTATAATTTATTGGGGGCTTATGGGCTATGA
- a CDS encoding DUF7262 family protein, giving the protein MSGLCDDGAVHMLEATVSSVLVVAVVFYINSAPLWPVDGRDDGLRLLSSDILSVLQYRANSPEHPSIGFALYSQEQWRECGNALGSDIERMLPAGVYYCLDTPYGSIGRIPSDGMSVYSRPFVAFGNAGKMLDCRLILWRA; this is encoded by the coding sequence ATGTCGGGGCTATGTGACGATGGGGCTGTCCACATGCTCGAGGCGACCGTTTCATCAGTGCTGGTAGTGGCTGTGGTTTTTTACATTAATTCAGCCCCTCTCTGGCCCGTTGACGGCCGCGATGATGGGCTCAGGCTTCTGTCATCGGACATCTTGAGCGTGCTCCAGTATAGGGCTAACTCGCCGGAGCACCCCTCCATCGGCTTCGCCCTCTATTCGCAGGAACAGTGGAGAGAGTGTGGTAATGCCTTGGGCTCGGATATCGAGCGCATGCTTCCCGCAGGGGTCTATTATTGCCTGGATACCCCATATGGCAGCATAGGGCGGATACCGTCAGACGGCATGAGCGTATATTCCAGGCCTTTCGTGGCCTTTGGCAATGCGGGTAAAATGCTTGATTGCAGGCTAATCCTCTGGAGGGCTTAG
- a CDS encoding DUF7261 family protein produces the protein MGEEGQMILLSALAACLCLLGVAACIAAIDGTSHMEAGRLSDGGMDNVRWAQDCALQRAALYGSAYPWECRADAALKFKSDADTSMDSLAGELLRHGTIYRFSLNGSLADDYVASNPGNGTLNIDGVLVEHEGGRARICGCAYDAFAYDGVTAYRESRVLTFD, from the coding sequence ATGGGCGAGGAAGGCCAGATGATCCTGCTATCGGCGCTGGCCGCCTGCCTGTGCCTGTTAGGCGTGGCGGCATGCATCGCCGCCATAGATGGCACATCCCATATGGAAGCCGGCCGGCTATCAGATGGCGGAATGGATAACGTTAGATGGGCTCAGGATTGCGCCCTCCAGAGGGCGGCACTTTATGGCTCCGCCTATCCTTGGGAATGCCGCGCTGATGCTGCCTTAAAGTTTAAATCGGACGCGGATACGTCTATGGATAGCCTGGCAGGTGAGCTTTTGAGACATGGTACCATATACAGGTTTTCGCTTAATGGCAGCCTTGCTGATGATTATGTGGCATCTAACCCTGGGAATGGCACTTTAAATATAGATGGAGTGCTCGTGGAGCACGAAGGTGGCAGGGCGAGGATATGCGGCTGCGCATACGATGCGTTCGCTTACGATGGCGTTACTGCTTATCGTGAAAGCAGGGTTTTGACTTTTGATTAG
- a CDS encoding 2-phosphosulfolactate phosphatase: MRYLIGAEGKQRFLKEPAGTPIVVDVLRASSTIVAALWAGAKEIIPIEDANEALALGKKMNAVLVGERNGVKLDGFEYNNSPSEMLAADLKGRTIVMTTSNGVKVMVDGGIVGSTLNAGAVAERVMSIDRTYLLASNPLRSIEDLNAASIIEVMALMLGSGWFTYEAERYVQDNAQCQELLDGIRDSPAGERIARLGHEDDVEMVCTAINRFPIVPVYRNGSIAIEKWPSPGC, from the coding sequence ATGAGATATCTCATCGGAGCCGAAGGCAAACAAAGATTTTTAAAAGAGCCTGCAGGCACCCCTATCGTTGTCGATGTGCTGAGGGCGTCGTCAACCATCGTGGCAGCGTTGTGGGCCGGGGCAAAAGAGATCATACCGATCGAGGACGCGAACGAGGCTTTAGCCCTCGGAAAGAAGATGAACGCTGTCCTGGTAGGGGAGCGGAACGGCGTGAAGCTAGACGGCTTCGAATATAACAACTCGCCATCGGAGATGCTAGCCGCCGACCTTAAAGGTAGGACCATTGTCATGACCACGTCGAATGGGGTGAAGGTCATGGTCGATGGCGGCATCGTGGGCAGCACCCTCAACGCCGGCGCGGTGGCGGAGCGCGTCATGTCCATAGACAGGACGTATCTGCTCGCCTCTAACCCTTTGCGCTCCATTGAAGACCTGAACGCGGCCTCCATCATCGAGGTCATGGCGCTAATGCTGGGCTCCGGGTGGTTCACGTACGAGGCGGAACGGTACGTGCAGGATAACGCGCAGTGCCAGGAGCTGCTCGACGGGATAAGGGACTCGCCCGCGGGGGAGAGGATAGCGCGCCTGGGCCACGAAGATGACGTGGAGATGGTGTGCACGGCAATCAACCGGTTTCCCATAGTGCCAGTTTATAGAAATGGCTCTATAGCGATAGAGAAATGGCCTAGCCCTGGCTGCTGA
- a CDS encoding monovalent cation:proton antiporter family protein: MDVALFRSISILLAFAILVLLICYRLKIPEIIGFLMTGILAGPYGLSIFTNMQEINFLSEIGVVLLLFTIGIEFSFKNLLELKKQFFIGGTLQVALTLAAAFVIAMAMGLSANTAIMAGLLISLSSTAIVLRLLQDKDEIDTPHGRIIVGILIFQDIVSVPMMLLIPFMAGSSASLLQSIPILLLEVVGLVVLVIVGTVWLVPRVLYRVARTRSQELFMLSVVVILLAMAWLTSSIGLSLALGAFLAGLIISESKYSHQALGSILPFRYVFTSFFFVSIGMLLDVRFVLDNPVIILLAVAIVIIVKALLAGGTTIALGYQMRSAVLVGLALSQVGEFSFILSKLGVDNGLLSQDMYQLFLATSILTMAVSPLLINLAPRISDIICKLPLPRRFIEEKHTRRANATVKDHLVIIGYGLNGRNLARAAKSASIPYVTIEMNPDTVAAESAKGEPIHYGDATNEKVLEHANISEARVVVIAISDPNATRRITAMVREMSPRVHIIVRTRYLKEMGPLFEMGASEVIPEEFETSLEIFARVLKRYLVPRDKIDALTAELRSEGYEALRRRANGYALSDLDVPAWNMEINTIKVKEGSAMAGKTIKEMELRKKHGVTILLLKRGADIIYNPGADTMLLSGDIVLAFGEPGKLSKAMALFSSQG, translated from the coding sequence ATGGACGTAGCTCTATTCAGGAGCATCAGCATATTACTGGCGTTCGCTATACTAGTCCTGCTCATCTGCTACAGGCTCAAGATACCCGAGATCATAGGGTTCCTCATGACAGGCATACTGGCAGGGCCCTATGGGCTGAGCATCTTCACCAACATGCAGGAGATAAATTTCCTTTCTGAGATAGGCGTCGTGCTCCTACTATTTACGATAGGCATAGAGTTCTCGTTCAAGAACCTGCTGGAGCTAAAAAAGCAGTTCTTTATAGGCGGCACGCTCCAGGTAGCCCTGACGCTTGCGGCCGCCTTTGTAATCGCCATGGCCATGGGATTATCGGCGAATACGGCCATAATGGCAGGGCTCCTAATATCGTTGAGCAGCACGGCCATCGTGCTGAGGCTGCTCCAGGATAAGGACGAGATAGACACCCCCCACGGGCGCATAATAGTGGGCATCCTGATATTCCAGGACATAGTCTCAGTGCCCATGATGCTCCTCATCCCCTTCATGGCAGGAAGCTCGGCCAGCCTCCTTCAGTCCATCCCTATCTTATTATTGGAAGTGGTCGGGCTGGTCGTCCTCGTCATCGTGGGCACGGTCTGGCTGGTGCCAAGGGTGCTGTACCGCGTGGCCAGGACGAGGAGCCAGGAGCTGTTCATGCTGAGCGTCGTGGTCATTTTGCTAGCCATGGCATGGCTGACCTCAAGCATAGGACTCTCACTCGCACTTGGGGCGTTCCTCGCCGGCCTTATCATCTCCGAATCCAAGTATAGCCACCAGGCGCTGGGGAGCATACTCCCGTTCAGGTACGTGTTCACAAGCTTCTTCTTTGTCTCGATTGGCATGCTCCTCGACGTCCGATTCGTCCTTGACAACCCCGTCATCATACTGCTAGCTGTCGCCATAGTGATCATTGTCAAGGCCCTGCTCGCCGGCGGCACCACCATCGCTTTGGGCTATCAGATGAGGAGCGCGGTGCTTGTAGGGCTCGCCCTGTCACAGGTGGGCGAGTTCTCTTTCATCCTCTCGAAGCTTGGCGTAGACAACGGCCTGCTGAGCCAGGACATGTACCAGCTATTCCTGGCCACGTCGATATTGACCATGGCGGTGTCGCCGCTCCTGATCAACCTGGCGCCGCGCATATCCGATATCATATGTAAGCTTCCTTTGCCCCGGCGCTTCATCGAGGAGAAGCATACAAGGCGGGCGAACGCTACCGTTAAAGACCACCTTGTGATCATCGGGTACGGCCTCAATGGCAGAAACCTGGCACGGGCGGCCAAATCCGCCAGCATACCCTACGTGACCATCGAGATGAACCCGGACACCGTCGCAGCCGAAAGCGCGAAGGGCGAGCCTATACACTATGGCGATGCGACAAACGAAAAGGTGCTCGAGCATGCGAACATATCAGAAGCCAGGGTAGTCGTAATAGCCATATCCGATCCCAATGCAACCCGTAGGATCACGGCCATGGTCAGGGAAATGAGCCCGAGAGTCCACATCATCGTGAGGACTCGTTACCTGAAGGAAATGGGGCCGCTATTCGAAATGGGCGCCAGCGAGGTGATCCCGGAAGAGTTCGAGACGTCCCTCGAGATATTCGCCCGCGTCCTGAAAAGATACCTCGTGCCCAGGGACAAGATAGACGCCCTGACCGCCGAGCTTCGCTCCGAGGGCTATGAGGCCCTTCGTAGGAGGGCCAATGGCTATGCGCTGTCTGACCTGGACGTTCCGGCCTGGAACATGGAGATTAACACAATAAAGGTAAAAGAAGGCTCGGCCATGGCGGGAAAGACCATAAAGGAGATGGAGTTGAGGAAAAAGCATGGGGTCACCATATTGCTGTTGAAAAGGGGCGCCGACATCATTTATAACCCGGGCGCAGACACCATGCTGCTATCAGGCGACATAGTCCTGGCGTTCGGGGAGCCCGGGAAGCTATCTAAAGCGATGGCGCTGTTCAGCAGCCAGGGCTAG
- the coaBC gene encoding bifunctional phosphopantothenoylcysteine decarboxylase/phosphopantothenate--cysteine ligase CoaBC — protein sequence MDVSHPTLDLKSAKSHSLDGKRVVLCVTGSIAAVETVKLARELIRHGAEVQGVMSEAARSIIHPWALEYATGRKAITEITGCVEHVAYCGQRKDAYDLLLIAPCTANTIGKIASGIDDTPVTTFATTAIGSKTPIIIVPAMHGSMYGHPIVRENMKKLEGLGITFIMPKMEEGAAKMPSIEEIVLNVERALSKSPLKGRKVLITSGPNFEPIDPIRVLTSRSTGRMGQELALEAFRRGADVTVVHRSKIGVPGVRDVFADGFEEMRKAVLEELKGGYDIYISAAAISDFTVEAAPEKLSSSGPVDIKLIPAEKLLDRVRHDYPGLFIVAFKAESVGEDELINRAIAALKRSRPNIVVANRFGGVRNPEYNDVYIVEADGKVKHASGKKSQVAVSIMDAVSEHFK from the coding sequence ATGGATGTCTCGCATCCCACCCTCGACTTGAAGTCGGCGAAGAGCCACTCGCTGGACGGCAAGAGGGTAGTCCTCTGCGTTACCGGTAGCATAGCGGCCGTCGAGACGGTTAAGCTCGCCAGGGAGCTGATAAGGCACGGCGCAGAGGTGCAGGGGGTCATGAGCGAAGCGGCCCGCTCCATCATACACCCCTGGGCGCTGGAGTATGCCACCGGGAGAAAGGCCATTACGGAAATTACGGGCTGTGTGGAGCATGTGGCCTATTGTGGCCAGCGGAAGGATGCGTATGACCTTCTATTAATAGCGCCTTGCACCGCGAACACGATAGGCAAGATAGCTTCTGGCATCGATGATACTCCCGTGACGACTTTCGCCACCACGGCGATAGGCTCGAAGACCCCTATAATAATCGTGCCCGCCATGCATGGCTCCATGTACGGCCATCCCATAGTCAGGGAGAACATGAAAAAGCTTGAGGGCCTGGGTATCACTTTTATCATGCCCAAAATGGAGGAGGGCGCTGCGAAGATGCCCTCTATAGAGGAAATCGTGCTAAACGTGGAAAGGGCGCTTTCGAAATCACCATTGAAGGGCAGGAAGGTTCTAATTACTAGCGGCCCGAACTTCGAGCCCATCGACCCTATACGGGTTTTGACGAGCCGGAGCACCGGGCGGATGGGGCAGGAGCTTGCATTGGAAGCGTTCAGGCGTGGCGCCGACGTGACGGTCGTCCACCGCTCGAAAATTGGCGTGCCAGGGGTCAGGGACGTGTTCGCAGATGGTTTCGAGGAGATGAGGAAGGCCGTGCTTGAAGAGCTTAAGGGCGGATATGATATTTATATAAGCGCTGCGGCCATCTCTGATTTTACCGTTGAGGCTGCCCCCGAAAAGCTTAGCTCCTCAGGGCCTGTAGACATCAAGCTTATACCGGCAGAGAAGTTGCTTGACCGGGTGAGGCACGATTACCCTGGACTGTTTATAGTGGCATTCAAGGCCGAATCAGTGGGCGAAGACGAGCTTATCAACAGGGCGATTGCGGCCCTTAAGCGGTCTAGGCCCAACATCGTGGTCGCAAACAGGTTCGGAGGGGTGAGAAATCCCGAGTATAACGACGTATACATCGTTGAGGCCGATGGCAAGGTGAAGCACGCCTCGGGCAAGAAGAGCCAGGTAGCCGTAAGCATAATGGACGCAGTATCGGAGCACTTCAAATGA
- a CDS encoding pantoate kinase, whose amino-acid sequence MIGKAFAPAHITGFFYVHEDDDPLRMGSCGCGFTLEEGVCTTAWPAGTTEVYLDGKPSDASTTRTVIDLLADRPIHVESELDFPAGGGFGVSGAGAFSTALALNQALGLGKTYNDLSYIAHRAEVENRTGLGDVAGMSLGGVVVRLKPGTPFTLDRIPTAPREIYCVHFGPISTKSVLSDPKEKALINEAGKRCLKELLKKPTFENFMRLSREFSVKTGLISEKAMDAVEAVEAFGGMASMAMLGDTVFSTIPDGLSRFGKVIKSKISMAGARLL is encoded by the coding sequence ATGATAGGAAAGGCTTTTGCTCCAGCCCACATAACAGGGTTCTTTTATGTCCATGAGGACGATGACCCATTGAGGATGGGCTCGTGTGGCTGCGGGTTCACGTTGGAGGAGGGCGTGTGTACCACCGCCTGGCCGGCGGGCACCACGGAAGTGTACCTGGACGGTAAGCCATCTGATGCTTCGACGACAAGGACGGTCATCGATCTACTGGCTGATAGGCCGATTCACGTCGAGAGCGAGCTGGACTTTCCCGCCGGAGGCGGGTTTGGCGTCAGCGGAGCGGGGGCGTTCAGCACGGCGCTAGCTCTCAACCAGGCGTTAGGGCTCGGAAAGACGTACAATGATCTTTCATATATCGCCCATCGGGCCGAAGTCGAGAACAGGACTGGGCTCGGAGACGTGGCCGGCATGTCGCTGGGCGGAGTAGTCGTCAGGCTTAAGCCTGGCACTCCTTTCACGCTGGACAGGATACCGACGGCTCCTCGTGAGATATATTGCGTGCACTTCGGCCCTATCTCCACGAAAAGCGTCCTCTCCGATCCAAAAGAAAAAGCGCTCATCAATGAGGCGGGGAAACGATGCCTCAAAGAGCTTTTAAAAAAGCCCACGTTCGAGAATTTCATGCGGCTATCCCGCGAATTTTCAGTAAAGACCGGCCTCATCAGCGAGAAGGCTATGGACGCAGTGGAGGCGGTCGAGGCTTTTGGCGGCATGGCCTCGATGGCCATGCTCGGGGACACGGTGTTCTCGACCATACCCGATGGCCTCTCGAGATTCGGCAAGGTAATTAAGAGCAAAATAAGCATGGCAGGGGCACGCCTGCTATAG